CTGCCGCTGACCGAATCCGCGCGCCCGCTCTCTTTCGACGCCCTGCGCGCCCCGCATGCCGCCCCTCCGGCCGGGGACGATTCGTCCACCCGGCGGGATTCGTTCGCGCCGGGGATCTACCAGGACCTCCAATCCGGCGGCCGGCTGGAAATGCCGCTCGACTCCGAAGCCACGAACGCGCTCGACCTGCGCGCCATCCCCACCGAGAGGCGCCGGTTGGAGTGGAAACCGCAGTCCGATTCCAAACCGCCCCCCGCGGCCCCGAACGCCCCGGGCCAACCCCATTCGTCGGCGACGACCAAACCCTCCGCGGCTTCCTACGCCCAGCCGCTCAAGCCGCTCGAAAAGAAGGCTTCGGGGATTCCGATTCTGATCTTCATTGTGGTGATCTTGGCGATCAGCTTGGTGTATTTCGCGCTTCAGAAGGGGCTTTTCTAAAACCCCTTGCCGCAAAGACTCCAAGAACGCCAAGCCGGGGAAGGGGATAGGAAATTGGGGCATAAGAAATTTTTCTGCTCAGCGCATTTCACATTGAGAAAAAAACCCGCCCTTTTCCCTCCTCGCCCCTATCCCCAGGTCCTCCCCTCGCTACGCTCGGGACAGCGAGGGGAGGGTTTGGGTGATGGGAGTGGGGAAAGAGGAAGGACGGGAGGCTGAGGAGATACAAAATGTTAACCTCCGCGCCCTCTTCGGCCCCGCGGGAAGAAAATCCGGACGACGGAAGGAGTTCGGCATTGACGGCATCCGCTCGGATCAAATCGTTTTTTCCCCAACCCCGTTTGCTCATTAATTCCATCTTGCTCGCCGCCTTTTGCGGCGCCCTGATCCGCGCGTTCCTGTACTGGCTGCCGAGGGATGCTTTCGAGCGCAGCCTGAATTATTGGGCGTATACCGATTGGCTGATCGATTATTCCCAGGGATTCATCCGGCGCGGGCTGTCGGGCGAGATCTGGCGCCTCCTTCCTTCGGACGTCCCGCACGAGGAATTCATCGCCGTGTTCTCCTGGATCCTGTTCCTGGCCGTCGCCTGCGGCTACGTCCGGCTGCTGGCAAGGTCGTTGAAAGCCCTGCACCCGTTGACTCTGTTCGGACTGCTGTTCCTTCCCTCGCTGTTCTTTTTCTACCTCCACGACCACAAGGCCATCGGCCGGAAGGAAATGCTCGGATACGTCATCCTGCTCCTGCACCTGTTCGTCGTGGAAAAAACGCTGCCGCTCGGGGGAGGCTTTCCGCGCCGGGACGGAAGCCTGCGGCGGTACCTCCTGGGATGGGCGCCGCTCGCCGTCCTCCTCCTCCCAGCGGCGGTCCTCGTGCACGAGGTGAATTTCCTTTTGTTCGTCCCGCTGCATGCGATGGTGACCCTGTCGGTTCTGCGGATGACGGCCGCGGGCGGTTTCCGGCGGACCGCGCTGTGGGCCGGATTACTGTACCTCCCGGCCGCGATCGCCTTCGGCGCCGTGCTCCTGAGCGGCACGCCGAGTTATTCGACGCTGCTTGGCATCTGCGAAAAATGGGCGGCCGCCGGCGCGATCCGGGAGGGCACCTGCATCCTGCCCCCCGACAAACTCAACGGATCGACCCTGCCCGGATCCTTCATTCCCATGGAGTGGTCGTTCGTCCGGGCCGCCGAAATCACGCGGTGGATCATCTCCCGGCATTGGATGGATTGGATTCTGATTCTTCCGACGTTGGCGGTTCTCTTGTGGTACCTCGCCCGCCAGACGGTGTATGCCATTCTCCGGTTCCGCGTTCCGCGGTCCTTCGCCCCGCGGTCGGCGGTCCGCCAGGCGGGCGAGTTCTTTCTGCGCTACTTCGCGGTTCCGCTCCTGCTGTCGATGCCCGTGTACGTCACGGCCTACGATTACGGGCGCTGGTTCACGGTCGCCTGCGTCAACTTCGCCCTGGTTGCGGTTTCGGTGAATTTGCCGGCCTGGGAGTATGCCTTCCGCAGAACACCGCCTTCGGCGGAATCGGGTTCGGTCTCCGCGCCGGAGCACGCCGATTCCCGCCCGGTGTTCTACGGCGCCTCGATCGCCGCCGCCGTCTTGGCGTTTGTTCTTTGGCTGCCCCATTATTGTTCGTTTGAATGCGAGATCCTGCGAAGTCCGCTGCGGTTCTTCGAATTGACGTTTATTGCGCATTAGCCGGGTGCGGAAAAAGGCGGGGGCTGTCATTGCGAGCCCCGCCCCGGCTTCGCCGCGGAGGGGCCGGGGTAGCGAAGCGGCGAAGCGATCCCCTTTTTTTCTGAAGGAGGAGATGGCTTCGCTCCCTCCGGCCGTCCGCAAAAACACTGGTAAAGGCTTTATCAGCACCCTGCAAAGGCCATGCCGAGACTTCCAAGGAAATGGGCGGCCCCGGCGGCCGCCTCCGCATGCCCGTCGCGTTCTTCGCGGCCCTGAAAAAAAACCGCCGGCGTCGCCGCCGGCGGTTTTTCTAATTGACCTCCGCCGGCGGCGGAGGGGCGGGCTTGGCCGGTGAGAGGTCGAACTCGATGTTGTAGACGTCGCCGTCGAATTCGGTGTTCACCTTGTAGCCCGAATTGTGGAAGATGGACAGCATCGGCCGGTTGGTCGGCAGGACCTTGGCAAAAAATTTCTTGATCCCCCGCTGCTTGGCAACCCGGCAAAGATACTGCAGCAGCACCGTGCCCATGCCCTTTTGCTGCCACTCGTCCTGAACGATGAAGGCGACCTCCGCGACCTGCGTCTTCGGATCCAGGAAGTATTGGGCGATGGCGACGATCTCCTCGCCCGAGACGCCCGGGACGGTGCCGACGATCGCCAGGCTGTTGATGTAGTCGATGTTCGTCAGCTGCTGGACGTCCTTGTGCGGGAAGGTCATGGTGTGGGTCATGTAGCGGGTGCGCAGGGAGGTCGGGCTGAGCGAGTAGAGCATCTCCGAAAGCGCCGATTCGTCGGTGGGTTTGACCGGCCGGAAGAAGAGTTCGGTCCCGTCGTTGAGAGTCTGGTAGATCTCCAACTCCTCGGGGTAGATGACCCGCTCGGTGTCCAGGATGATCTGGTCCTCGTAGACGTACTTCTGCGCCTTGGCGGCCTGGATCAATCCGACGCGGAATTTGGGGTGGGCGATATTGATCAGCGCCAAGACCCGCTCGCGGATGCTCTTGCCGTGCAGGTAGGCCACGCCGTATTCCGAGACGACGTAGTGCACGTCGCCGCGGGTCACCACCACGCCGGCGCCCTCCGCCAGGTGCGGGACGATCCGGCTGACGGTGCCGTTCCGGGCGGTGGAAGGCACGACGATGATCGGCTTGCCGCCGCGGCTGCGGGCCGCGCCGCGGATGAAATCCACCTGCCCGCCGATCCCGCTGTAGAACTTGTAGCCGAGCGAATCGGCGCACACCTGCCCGGTCAGGTCGACCTCCAGGCCGACGTTGATCGCCACCATCTT
The genomic region above belongs to Anaerolineales bacterium and contains:
- a CDS encoding GNAT family N-acetyltransferase, whose translation is MPNTFDWKTKYADKIRGAAKAMRLVQSGDSVFIGSGCAQPQYLLRALVDYCDEVRDVRILQILTMGEAPYLDERYRDRFSLNTFFISDNVRATIEQGRGDYTPIFLSEIPNEFESGRIPIDVALISVSPPDSGGLCSLGVSVDVVKSAVANAKYVIAQVNANMPRTYGDSFIHVNDFEALVPYDEELAEIPRAEVDDVMRRIGQNVARLIEDGSTIECGIGRVPQVVAECLRDKKDLGIHTEMFGDWIIDLIDCGVITCAKKTLNRGKVVASFCMGSKRLYDYLNSNHFFEFYPTEYVNDVNIIAQHEKMVAINVGLEVDLTGQVCADSLGYKFYSGIGGQVDFIRGAARSRGGKPIIVVPSTARNGTVSRIVPHLAEGAGVVVTRGDVHYVVSEYGVAYLHGKSIRERVLALINIAHPKFRVGLIQAAKAQKYVYEDQIILDTERVIYPEELEIYQTLNDGTELFFRPVKPTDESALSEMLYSLSPTSLRTRYMTHTMTFPHKDVQQLTNIDYINSLAIVGTVPGVSGEEIVAIAQYFLDPKTQVAEVAFIVQDEWQQKGMGTVLLQYLCRVAKQRGIKKFFAKVLPTNRPMLSIFHNSGYKVNTEFDGDVYNIEFDLSPAKPAPPPPAEVN